The genomic DNA GCAAAAAATGCTTGTAAATGCAATTGAGTTTAGAGGAATCTTGAATTCCTTATTATTTGGTCTGTGTGTATTGCATATTTGATTTGACCGGACTTGGGTTCTTTGTTGTTTTCAAACAGCTTCTACAGATGCCAGTTTGATCCGGTGAACGGCGGGGAAATGACTCAGCTGGAGTATCACAACTGCCTGAAACCGCCTTCTGTTTTCTAGAAAacttttattctcttttgtcCCTTTTATGTAATCTCTCTGCTACTTCAGTAGTGAGATTTGGTGCTACGATGGTGTAATGTATAGTTTGtttgtataataataatcaatggtgtcttataatttgtaaaaacctTTTGATCGCTAACCAAAACTTATTCAAGCCTCATCCAATTGTGTCTTCCCCCAACAAACTGGGAAGATTTGAGTACGTACGTTACCTAAAActatgatgaaaaaataaaatacagtaGGAGGTTTCCTAGTGACATATTTGCATTTTAGTATCCAAACCGAAAGGATAAAATTCCATATAACTAAACTCAAACAAAAGTGCTAGAGAATTAGCCTTTAAATGTAGACCCTAAGTATATTGCTAGAATTCAAACATTCATATAAAagaattgtatattatttatccaaaaacaacaaaaattgtaaaacaaaacttgCAGAATGCGCATCCAGGGAATCGAACCCTGGTCAGTACCGTGGGAGGGTACTATGATACCACTACACCAGATGCGCTTTTAATATTATAGGCGCAAAATATTCATTTTGGGTGGGTAACGTTAAATTTTGGAGCAATAGAGCTTTGTTCTTGGTGACTGTGTTCaagtgttttatttgtttaactaattataaaatccAGATTCACAAGATACACCATTTGAAAATTCACTGGGTTTTTTTCCTTATAATGgataaaattaaaccaaatcatAACATTACAGAGACGAATAACCAGAGAAGTTGCTTTGCAACTGAGTAGTAATATCTTGAGAAGCAACATCAATTGTACCATTGAGAAAACCAGTGTACCAAGAAGCAGAGAGCTTTGGAGACCTCTTGAGACCAGGATCGCTGAAATTCACATAGTACATTCCAAAGCTCAGCTTGTATCCATCCTCTATCTCATACAAATCCAACATCGACCATACGAAGTAACCTCTCGTGTCTGATCCATTCCTGATCAGTCAGAAGATATTTTCAGAAACAGTGTGTCACAAGTAAACCATTATTAAAGTGGGACATCAGACCACTAAAACAATCAATGCTAATATGATGAACTAAAAGATAAAGAAGGATAACAGTACTTGATGGCGTTGAGCACAGCACCAATGTAAGCTTGAATGTATTCAACTCTTGGTGTGTCTTGTAGCATAGAATCGTGTTTCATGAGTCTACCTGTTTATAAGAACAAAAAGGTGTGATTTCACgagaagacaaaaacagagcaagaagacaaaatagaaTGAAGTGTTACCATTTTCAAGAATGTAGATTGGAGGATTGTTATAGCTCTTCTTTAAATACTCAAGAACACCTTCAAGACCCCATGGAGTGGCATCAAATAGTGAAGAAGTCCCAGTGGCTGTCCAAAGAAGTAGTTTTATCAGCTAAAATAGTTTCCAAGAATTGTTCGATTGActgatgatgaaaataaaactatgcTTACAGATAATATATGCGCCAATGTCTGCAAAGAAGGCTTCGTTAGTGCTGCTAGGAAAGATATAAGGTGAGGGTTGGTTTGTGACGTAGACTGTTATGTAGTGAACAATTCCAATAAAGTCAGCTGATCCTTTCACTTGCTCCGACTCTTCCTCTGACAAAACAGGTAACCTCAACcccaaggttctcttcattTCATCCGGATAGTCCCCAAATACCAAAGGCTTCAACATCCTGAATTATATATCAATCTAGTCTTTTAGATTTTGTCCTCAAGttattgaaacaaaagaaagcttaTATAATTCACACTAGCCAAAGAGGAAAGCTTTAGCTCTTTGAGTTGCGGTTTCATTGTCCTTGGAGTTTGTATAAGGAGATAACCCCAATGCAAACATACTAAGGCCTATGGATCCTCTTTGCTTACTCTGCACCATCATATGAACTATGTTTACAAGGGTTGAGGATTTTAAGAgcgaaaaataaaatatgtatacctTGTACTTTAGTGTATACAAATTGGAAGCGGAGGCATGAGCTAGCAAAATGTTATGGCCTGCAATATATGTCTCCATACAAGAATTTCCGGTAGAGCAATTGGTAGGAGGAGTACAATGTCCAAACCTTCTTCCTTGGCCATAATAAGCAATGGCGAATATTGTAGCTTCGTTGATTGTAGTCCATAGCTTCACATCCTCCCCAAATTCTCTGAAGCAAACATCTGCAAAAGCAGTGAAGTCTTCTCTGCAagataacaaataaacaatattttttaaaatttaaaaagtgaCTTTGTTAGATCAGAGTCTTCTTTGATACTCTACATGATTTTGCGGTTGATCCATCCTCCGTACTCATCTTCAAGAGACTGAGGAAGATCATAGTGGTAAAGTGTAACGTGTGGCTCGATTCCTGTTAATAGTTTCGTCAAAAATTATCTTAGCTAGAAGCTATACTGAATTGGCTTTAGTTGGGGATCAAGTAAAAAAGCCTCACCATGATTTCGTAGTTCTTTGATGAAGTTCTTGTAAAACAATAGACCTTTTGGGTTAATGGGTCTTCTTCCATCTGATAAAGTacgcagcaaaaaaaaaaagggttttaagaGGTCGGAAACAATCTCGTTAGTTActtgcaaacaaagaaacaaggaAGAGGCATTAACTAGGTTAAGTCTTGACCAGGAGATAGAGAATCTGAATGCTTGTAAGCCCATATCTGCCATCAGCTTAACATCCTCCTGCAAAAGTCACAAAAACGTCGAATTTGGAAAAACAGAGCTGATAACTTCTTTGacaagtaaacaacaaagaatataaaagagaaaccTTGTATTTGTGATACCCATCACATGCTATATCTCCTCCAATACTTCCATTATCTGCAATTAGGGGATCCTATGCTCATATATATAAACGCCAAATAATGGACTcagaatttaaaaactaatctAAACAATTACAACAGTGGGAGGTTGTATCCCAGACGCTAGGAGTTCTTCCCTCTTCATCAGCAGCTCCTTCCCACTATTTCCACAAATTCcccaacataaaaaataaaataaaaaaactcaatttgtagacaaaacaatgaaaaaggaaaaaagacaAGACAAATTGCCATTGATGTAGCTGCAGAGTCGGAACCTGATAAGCAGAAGTGGCTGCTCCGAAGAGAAAATCCTCGGGAAAATCGTTTCTGGTGAAGGCTTCAATACTGTAGCTTGTTGCCAAAACTATGGCcacaagaaaactaaaaaacagagagaaaggtttcatttttattttcttctttttagtctGTCTGTCTTCAGTTTAATTGAAGGGGTTCAGTCCTTTTCTTGGACCATTGAGTGACCCTATCTACAGATATAgcaaaatatcttcttttttggttgggTCATGCTAAAATGGGTAATATAAATTGTAATTTACGAAGCAAAATGCCAATTTAGCTAAATTTTACACTTggaaattattttgaattattttgttttttttttccaagataGTTGTATTGTATGTACCatattgaaagaagaagagtgagtgGAGTATGACCTCATGGACCATGGTACATCTTTGCGTTAGAATTGGTTAAGACGAGAGTCACGAGACAGTGGACCATTCTAAGTTCCacccaaaaaaacaagagaatcaaATTCTACTTGGTGTGACcgaatatatagattttaattgTACTAGtgatttatttatctttattttttgggAACAAAAATGCTAGAGTTAAGTTGATTTTTACACCAAATGAGCTTTATACGTTACAAGTCGCAGAATATTCTGTTTTACTTATCATTTCATATCCAGATCTTATAAAAAATCCATTTGCCAACTCACTGAACTGTTTCTCATAGAATAGTTACATTAATTACAGTGAAGAAAAGCCTGAGAGGTTTCTCTGCAACTGAATCATATTATCTTGAGAAGCAACATCAATTGTACCATTGAGAAAACCAGTGTACCAAGAAGCAGAAACCTTTGGAGACCTCTTGCGACCAGGATCACTAAAATTCACATAGTACATTCCGAAGCTGGTTCTATATCCAGCCATTAACTCATATACGTCAACCATCGACCATACAAAGTAACCTCTCGTGTCCGATCCATTTCTGATCAGTTAAAAAGGTTGATTTGTCATATTTCAACTAAAACTAACATTATATTGTGATATTTGACCACTTCAATGCTAATATAAGGActaaaagatgaagaaggagaatcaTACTTGACGGCGTTGAGCACAACACCGATGTAAGCTTGAATGTATTCAACTCTTGGTGTGTCTTGTAGCATTGAATCGTGTTTCATCGGTTTACCTGGTGTGATTAGAAGAATcttaattaagaacaaaaagGTGTGCATTCAAACAGACAGAACAGAGcaagaagacaaaacagaaTGAAGTGTTACCATTTTCAAGAATGTAGATCGGAGGATTGTTATAGCTCTGCTTTAGATCCTCAAGAACACCTTGAAGACCCCATGGAATAGCCTCCCACTTCAAGAAAAGCAGTTGAGTAAGGAAAAAATCTCCAGTTTCATGAAGATCAAACAAGAGTTTTTGgcataactatatatatatatatatatatatatatatatacctcggAAAATGAAAAGTTCCCAATGGCTGtccaaagaaagaagagtaaTCACAGTTAAAAAGAGTTGAGAAGCTTTATCTACTGATTTTGATGATGAAAGAAACCCAAGCTTACGGATCAAATATACGCCCATGTCTTTAAAGAAGCCTTCGTTCATGCTGGGAAAGATAGAAGGAGCCGGTTGGTTTGTGACGTAGTATGTTATGTAGTGAATAATTCCAATAAAGTCAGATGATCCTTTCACTTGCTCCGACTCTTCCTCTGAGAAAACCGGTAACCTCGACcccaaggttctcttcattTCATCCGGATAGCCCCCAAATACCAAAGGCTTCAACATCCTGAATTATATATCAATCTAGTCTGTCAGATTTTGTCCTCAAGttactaaaacaaagaaagcttATATAATTAACACCAACCAAAGAGGAAAGCTTTAGCTCTTTGAGTTACGATTTCATCGTCCTTGGAGTTTGTATCAGGAGATAACCCGAATGCAAATATACTAAAGCCTACGGATCCTCTCTCCTTACTCTGCACCATCATATGATGAACTATGTTCATAcggaagaattagggtttaaggCTTTAAGAGCGAAGAAGAGATATCTATGTATACCTTGTACTTTAGTTTATACAACTTGGAAGCGGAGGCATGAGCTAGCAACATGTTATGGCCTGCAATATATGGTTCTGTAGAAGAATTTCCAGTAGAGCAATTGATGTATTTGTTAGGAGAACAACGTCCAGGCGGTGAGATTCCTTCGCCATAAGAACAAATGGCGAATATTGTAGCTTCGTTGATTGTAGTCCATAGCTTCACATCCTCCCCAAACTCTCTGAAGCAAACATCTGCAAAAGCAGTGAAGTCTTCTCTGCAATATTacaaataaacaacaaatttttttaatttaacaaaagtgACTTTGTTAGATCAGAAATCTTCTGTGAAACTTTACATGATTTTGCGGTTGATCCATCCTCCGTACTCATCTTCAAGAGACTGAGGAAGATCATAGTGATAAAGTGTAACATGTGGTTCAATTCCTGTTAAGTAGTTTTGCCAAAAAATATTCTATTAGAAGATATAGTGAATTGGTTTTAGTTGGGATCAAGTATGAAGACAGAAGGAAAATAAAGTATGTAGACAAAAAAAGCTCACCATGAtttcttagttctttgatgaAGTTCTTGTAAAACAATAGACCTTTTGGGTTAATGGGTCCTCTCCCATCTGGAAAAGTAcgcagcaacaaaaaaaaaaggttaaagagGTCAGAAACAATCTCGTTAGTTACTTGCAAACCAAGAAACAAGGAAGAGGCATTAACTAGGTATAAGTCTTGACCAGGAGATAGAGAATCTGAATGCTTCTAAGCCCATATCTGCCATGAGCTTAACATCGTCCTGCAAAAAATCACAATAACTCATCGAATTTGAGAAATACAGAGCCAAAGATTTTACAAGAACTTCTTTAAAACGTAAACGGCAAAGAAGAAAGACAGACCTTATATTTGTGATAACCATCACATGCTATGTCTCCATTATCTCTACTATCTAAAATGTgatgtttgttgacaaaaatcaaaaacaaacaaacaaagaaggtAATCATACGTACatattaaaaaggaagaaattaaaagaaaaaaaaaagcttacgaGAGTGGGTGAAAGTATCCTAGACGCTAGGAGTTCTTCCATCTTCATCAACAGCTCCTTCCCAATATTTCCATAATTAAATTCCCCAAcataaaaaatacacaaaaaaaaaatgctctaTCTTATGATAGATAGACAAAACACATTTAATACTTATGAAGAACATAGAAGCAGAGTGGAACCTGATAAGCAGAAGTGGCTGCTCCAAATAGGAAATCCTCTGGAAAATCGTTTCTGGTAAAGGCATCAATACTGTAGCTTGTTGCCAAAACGATGGCCACAAGAAAACTCATAAACAGAGAGAAAGGTTTCATATTTCTTATTTCCCACTTTTCGTCGAAAGATTTAAGTGAAGGCAAATAtgccaaataaataaaataattgatgcGTTTTGTCGATGTTTTTGTGGAGACTTAGTTAGAGACGTACAGACGATTAAGTAAACGAGTGACCAATCTTTTCTATTCCTTCTTCCACTCGTAAAAAAAGCGATCTATGTGAAAGAAGATCATATCCCATAGTGACATGATTCTTGTTCTTGTGATGTGACCGACCTACATTTCCAGGTTTCTGTTAATTAGTAAATTTGCTAGCCAGCCAGCCCCTAAATGTTAAAAATGgatttttgaaaccaatttAATTGGTAAGTTAAGATTTGTTTCCCCCATTCGGTTCAAGCTAAATTCATTGTGTTTTgctgaacaaataaaatatgctaactttagttaaattttacatttggagaatattttgtttctaagaCCATGATATGTATGTACTAAACTGAAAGAGAAGAGTGGGTGGAGTCTTAATGGTTACgtcttgtttcatttttgtacTAAAGGTTTGGCTAAGACAAAAGACTAGACCAGTTGGACATTTCCATAAAATGAGTTGCCAcgtcaaaatataataattcataCCAAAATTTATTAGTGATTTTcaatgtgaagaaaaaaaaaatatttgctcATCCAGGGAATCGAACCCTGGTCAGTACCGTGGGAGGGTACTATGATACCACTACACCAGATGCGCTTTCTTGAACAAGCTTTCATATATAGGTATttcacctctttgttttcatacATTGGGCCTTCATTGGCTAAACTTAACTCCGTTCTAAAATAAGGCCCACGACCATCGGACACGCAGTGACCTTTGTGAACGCTTTGTTCGAAAATAcaaccaaagaaagaagattaGAAGAATAATAAGtgataaaaactatatatctaatttttaatttgagctAGTTAGATTCGTAAATCGGTTGTTACAACTTACGAATGACCACGCTCTTCATTTTACTTTCTTGACCAACGGTTGTAATTTCCTTGACCATGCAACGATCTATACTTCTTTCCCACTTTTCGTCGAAATATTTTGTGGAGACTTAGTAATTAGAGACAGACGATTAAGTAAACGAGTGACCAATCTTTTCTATTCCTTCTTCCACTCGTAAAAAAAAAGCGATCTATGTGAAAGAAGACCATATCCCATAGTGATATAGTTCTTGTTCTTGTGATGTGACCGACCTACATTTGCCAGCCAGCCAGAGCCAGCCCTAAATGTTAAAAAtggatttttgaaaacaatttaattGGTAAATTAAGATTCGTTTCCCCCATTCGGTTCAACCTAAATTCATTGTGTTTTGCTGAACAAAAAAGATATGCTAACTTTagttaaattttacatttggagaatattttgtttctaatacTATGATACATATGTACTAAACTGAAAGAGAGGAGTGGGTGGAGTTGTAATGGTTACGTCTTGTTTCATTCTTGTACTAAAGGTTTGGCCAAGACAGAGACTAGACCAGTTGGACATTTCCATAAAATGAGCTGCCACGTCAAAATAGAATAATTCATACCAAAATTTATTAGTGAATGTGTCaatgtgaagaaaaagaaaaatatatgcgCATCCAGGGAATCGAACCCTGGTCAGTACCGTGGGAGGGTACTATGATACCACTACACCAGATGCGCTTTCTTAACCAAACTGTCAAATATACTTATTTGATTCCTGTATTTTCATATATTGGGCCTTCATTGGCTAAACTTAACTCGGTTCTAAAGTAAGGCCCACGACCATCAGACACGCAGTGATCTTTGTGAACGCTTTGTTCGAAAATACGACAATCAAGAAAGAAGATTAGAAGAATAATAGGtgataaaaactatatataatttctaatttGAGCTAGTTAGATTCGTAAATCGgttgttacaacttacaaatgACCACGCTCTTCATTTTACTTTCTTGACCAAcggttgtaaacttgtaatttCCTTGACCATGCAACgatctctacttttttttttttttttttaactatctcaacattttaattttaggtATTCATATCTTCATTAAGTCACAAACCACCATATTAAGTTACCacgtctttttcttttttaaccatATCTTCCATTCACCTACTTGGATCGGTTGAGGGTACATAACTATAATGTAACAAGTGGATCTATGTATTAACGTGTGATAATAACATATATTTCCATTCAGGCAAATCATGCTAATTATCTCACGCAATGACAAATGTTATATATGGTAGTTAGCGATTTCGAAAAACTTGCCATTAATATGCCATTGATACCAAAATAAGCTATTAACTTAGTACTCACGTATTAACAAAAATGAACTTAGTGTTCACGTCGGGGTCCTAAACAATTCAATTTAAGTTTCTAACCaacataattattaaataaatttcaagaaaaggaaaaaatatgttaaatccCTCTCTAGTTCTATTCTTGCTTATTGCAATAGACGCAGGTCTGGTTAACTCCAGCTATCTTAGCTGCTCGGGGAATATATCAGCAAGCGATGTTGATCAAGTCCATTTCGCAATGAATTTGGAGTTCACAGAGGCCGAGTTCTTCTTAAGAGGCTCTACAGGAAAAGGACTCGATGTGTTCAATGCGACGCTTGCTCAAGGAGGACCACCCCCGGTAGGGGTAAAGAAAGCAAATCTTGATCCTATAACTAATCGAATCATCGAGGAGTTTGGTTATCAAGAAATCGGCCATCTTAGGTAAATCACGATCAAATTCGAACTTCCTTGATTGTTATGCATCATGAgatcattaaaatttaaaataagtttGTTGGTATTTATGAAGGGCGATTGCGGATATGACGGGAGGAATTCCACGTCCGTTGCTGAATCTGACGAGAGAGAATTTTGCAGAGTTTATGGACAGAGCGGTTGGACGGAGATCTAACCCGCGGTTTGATCCTTATGCCAACACACTCAACTATCTCTTAGCTTCATACTATATCCCTTATGTTGGCCTTACCGGTTACGTCGGAACCATCCCTTACCTTGTATACTTCAATATCAAACGGGTAATCAACTATGTTTAAGTATTATAATCTACatgtttgtatatatacatgtttttttcaaGCACATGTATATACTAAATTATACATGTATTATATGCACGACGTTATCGGTTACACTTTGATTACAAGTGAGTTGAATAAATTTGCTAGTACATAGCAAAAAGtctataaattaaattcatatataataattacgCTATAGCAATAATAGCTAGTAATcgttattatttatatatacagcTTGTGGCGGGACTATTGGGGGTAGAATCGGGTCAAGACGGAGTGTTAAGGAAGCTCCTCTATGAGAGACAGTACGAGACGGTGGAGGAATACGGCGGAGTCACGGTGGCTGAGCTGACCAACGTGATATCTATCCTCCGTAACGAACTTGGTATGTGCGGGATCAAGGACGAAGGCTTGTGCGTGCCGCTGTGGCTAGGTGCGGAGAATCGCACCACTAGCAACATCCTCTCCGCCAATGCTTACTCTCTCTCTTATGACCGGACACCGCAAGAGATCCTCAGGGTTATGTACGGCACCGGAGATGAACATCGGCCAGGCGGGTTTTGGCCGTGTGGTGCCAACGGGAGGATCGCTAGGATGTTTCTTGATGAAGGGTCTTATGGTGATTGCGTTGTATAGTGTTTTAATTGATACACACAACAATATAAAATTGGGATTAAGATTGTAATATTATTCTCGGTAAGGTGATAGTGTTAAGTCCATGTATCTTATTACTCTATctatgtttaattttaatttttttataaaaccttgTTAAATTGTTCGGTGGGATCAGCgaaattgagaaaaagaaagtaGGGATGAATGAGAATGAGACAGTAGGAAAAATAACACGATTTTCCAGTAGTGAATGAACTGTAATCAATAATTTCGAGTAACAATTAGGATGTAAATAACACGTATGCATTACGCTGAGAGACGTAAGAATACACTTGTTCATAATCATCGTTTCCgttttattttcataagaatacattgtaatttgtaattgaTGTGAACGAAACTTGTAGTGTCAGATGactcatgtttttattttaaataataactagGTAGTAGCACGGGcaaaatactttttatataaaatattaaattcaaatatcatATTTCAGTTTAGATTATTGTGCGTATATAATCTAGACGTATCTACTTTAGAACGGAAAATACGTATCCTCCCTTCTCATCCGTACCGTCCAATTCCGTCTTATTCTATGTACCGTCCCATTCCATCTTTTAAATGATTACTCGTTAAACgatatttttaatagagattggGTAAGAAAATGAAACAGTATACTTGAATTCTCCGTTACTTGTTAAATGATTTTGTCACGTGATGTACCGCTGAGACTTTTTAATGTCTTCTAAGTACTATCTCGGCATACAACATGTTCTTGtatcttatctattttttatatttgaaagttccaattaaattaaattatctaaattttatgATCTCATCTTATTTTTTGATTAgaaatagtttaaataattacttttattgtTTAAATTACTCGTTCCCATTTGTTACACGTTCTTTTCTATAagatcatattttcttttatatgaataacatcatttacatgttattaaaaaaaagtttcctaaaatttttaaataatgattctaaaatagagattgtgTTCTATAAATATAGAGATGGTACTTTTACTACTGCAtaaaatgattttcttaataatCATAACTGCTTAGGTAGCAAATATTCCTTACCTTTACCATAATCTCTTTCACCACAAATATCTCGTTGAATACttactttttatttagttagttgaaattatccaaaaaaaaaactatttaactgttttcaaaaatatccaaaatttcaaAGTACTCTTTTGAAAATAACTGATTTCATGTCTTTcgtgatatttttgaaaaaaataattaaaagtggtatttttgaaaaaactaaaattgtgGTATGTTAAGGActttcttttttacatttttggaactgtatattatatatatttcttttttctctatttttatccGGTGTCCCTTTTTATGAGTATCCGTATTTAAGGGTTGAGTACCCGTAATAtctctttgatttccataataTACAGAAAAATAAGTTGTAagaattttaatttggtttaaatacaaattaatatttctttctttaactactaaatatgaaaaattctcattaaatgtgatttttttttgttaatattaatttcaaaattaaatagtCCAAAAtagctaaaaataaaatattttgatattaatgATATTATCTCGTAACCTTTGCTTATTTTTGTAGTGAAACTTCCTATTCTATCTGTATAATCTTGACCGGATAGAttaatggtttttgtttttttggaactatata from Camelina sativa cultivar DH55 chromosome 7, Cs, whole genome shotgun sequence includes the following:
- the LOC104699610 gene encoding beta-glucosidase 10-like isoform X1; translation: MADMGLEAFRFSISWSRLIPNGRGPINPKGLLFYKNFIKELRNHGIEPHVTLYHYDLPQSLEDEYGGWINRKIIEDFTAFADVCFREFGEDVKLWTTINEATIFAICSYGEGISPPGRCSPNKYINCSTGNSSTEPYIAGHNMLLAHASASKLYKLKYKSKERGSVGFSIFAFGLSPDTNSKDDEIVTQRAKAFLFGWMLKPLVFGGYPDEMKRTLGSRLPVFSEEESEQVKGSSDFIGIIHYITYYVTNQPAPSIFPSMNEGFFKDMGVYLIPIGNFSFSEWEAIPWGLQGVLEDLKQSYNNPPIYILENGKPMKHDSMLQDTPRVEYIQAYIGVVLNAVKNGSDTRGYFVWSMVDVYELMAGYRTSFGMYYVNFSDPGRKRSPKVSASWYTGFLNGTIDVASQDNMIQLQRNLSGFSSL
- the LOC104699610 gene encoding beta-glucosidase 10-like isoform X2, translating into MADMGLEAFRFSISWSRLIPNGRGPINPKGLLFYKNFIKELRNHGIEPHVTLYHYDLPQSLEDEYGGWINRKIIEDFTAFADVCFREFGEDVKLWTTINEATIFAICSYGEGISPPGRCSPNKYINCSTGNSSTEPYIAGHNMLLAHASASKLYKLKYKSKERGSVGFSIFAFGLSPDTNSKDDEIVTQRAKAFLFGWMLKPLVFGGYPDEMKRTLGSRLPVFSEEESEQVKGSSDFIGIIHYITYYVTNQPAPSIFPSMNEGFFKDMGVYLIRKLGFLSSSKSAIPWGLQGVLEDLKQSYNNPPIYILENGKPMKHDSMLQDTPRVEYIQAYIGVVLNAVKNGSDTRGYFVWSMVDVYELMAGYRTSFGMYYVNFSDPGRKRSPKVSASWYTGFLNGTIDVASQDNMIQLQRNLSGFSSL
- the LOC104699610 gene encoding beta-glucosidase 10-like isoform X3, with the translated sequence MADMGLEAFRFSISWSRLIPNGRGPINPKGLLFYKNFIKELRNHGIEPHVTLYHYDLPQSLEDEYGGWINRKIIEDFTAFADVCFREFGEDVKLWTTINEATIFAICSYGEGISPPGRCSPNKYINCSTGNSSTEPYIAGHNMLLAHASASKLYKLKYKSKERGSVGFSIFAFGLSPDTNSKDDEIVTQRAKAFLFGWMLKPLVFGGYPDEMKRTLGSRLPVFSEEESEQVKGSSDFIGIIHYITYYVTNQPAPSIFPSMNEGFFKDMGVYLIRKLGFLSSSKSVDKASQLFLTVSVLEDLKQSYNNPPIYILENGKPMKHDSMLQDTPRVEYIQAYIGVVLNAVKNGSDTRGYFVWSMVDVYELMAGYRTSFGMYYVNFSDPGRKRSPKVSASWYTGFLNGTIDVASQDNMIQLQRNLSGFSSL
- the LOC104699612 gene encoding desiccation-related protein PCC13-62-like translates to MLNPSLVLFLLIAIDAGLVNSSYLSCSGNISASDVDQVHFAMNLEFTEAEFFLRGSTGKGLDVFNATLAQGGPPPVGVKKANLDPITNRIIEEFGYQEIGHLRAIADMTGGIPRPLLNLTRENFAEFMDRAVGRRSNPRFDPYANTLNYLLASYYIPYVGLTGYVGTIPYLVYFNIKRLVAGLLGVESGQDGVLRKLLYERQYETVEEYGGVTVAELTNVISILRNELGMCGIKDEGLCVPLWLGAENRTTSNILSANAYSLSYDRTPQEILRVMYGTGDEHRPGGFWPCGANGRIARMFLDEGSYGDCVV